The Chryseobacterium aureum genome contains a region encoding:
- a CDS encoding IS3 family transposase (programmed frameshift), producing MKQGRKIYDPAFKKQAVQLSYERSNISELARELGIEVTMLYKWRKDYQEFGEKSFPGKGNLKQTPEQEKIHELEKRLRDAELERDILKKGNRHFFQERSMKYEFIKNHESLFPIEKMCSVLKVSYSSYYKWKARPLSNRERRKREIKKQITSIYFASKQRYGSPRITVELDSSGFKTSRITVAKYMKELGLRSKLSRKFRVTTDSKHNYLIAENILNRNFLVGSPSQAWVSDITYLQTKDGFLYLTAIIDLFDRKVIGWSLSTGMSTTETSLAAWKMAVKNRKADSKLIFHSDRGVQYASKKFTNTLAFYGVKRSMSRKGNCWDNAVAESFFKSLKTELIYGNKLITREQMELEIFEYIEIWYNKKRRHSTLNYQTIEEFNNQNKIYKNVA from the exons ATGAAACAAGGGCGAAAAATCTATGATCCGGCTTTTAAAAAACAAGCAGTTCAATTGAGCTATGAGCGATCTAATATTTCGGAACTGGCAAGAGAGCTGGGTATTGAAGTAACGATGCTTTACAAATGGAGAAAAGATTATCAGGAATTCGGAGAAAAGAGTTTTCCTGGGAAGGGTAATCTCAAACAAACTCCAGAGCAGGAAAAAATTCATGAATTAGAAAAAAGACTTAGAGATGCAGAGCTTGAGCGTGATATATTAAAAAAAG GCAATCGCCATTTTTTCCAAGAGCGGTCGATGAAATACGAGTTCATTAAGAATCATGAATCTTTATTTCCGATTGAAAAAATGTGCAGTGTTTTAAAAGTAAGCTACAGTAGTTATTATAAATGGAAAGCAAGACCTCTTTCTAATAGAGAGAGACGAAAAAGAGAGATAAAAAAACAAATAACATCTATTTATTTTGCATCAAAGCAACGCTATGGAAGTCCCAGAATTACTGTAGAATTAGACTCATCAGGTTTTAAGACCTCCAGAATAACGGTTGCAAAATATATGAAAGAGCTTGGTTTAAGAAGTAAATTAAGCAGAAAATTTAGAGTAACAACAGATTCAAAACACAATTATTTGATTGCAGAGAACATCCTGAATAGAAACTTTTTGGTTGGCAGTCCATCCCAAGCTTGGGTCTCTGACATCACTTATCTCCAAACCAAAGATGGATTTTTATACCTGACAGCAATTATAGATTTGTTTGATCGAAAAGTAATTGGTTGGAGCTTAAGTACTGGGATGAGTACCACGGAGACAAGTTTAGCTGCCTGGAAAATGGCTGTCAAAAATAGAAAAGCGGACAGTAAATTAATTTTTCACTCAGACAGAGGTGTTCAGTATGCAAGTAAAAAATTCACAAATACTCTTGCTTTTTATGGAGTAAAAAGGAGTATGAGCAGAAAAGGGAATTGTTGGGATAACGCAGTGGCTGAAAGCTTCTTCAAGTCATTGAAAACAGAACTAATTTACGGAAACAAGCTTATCACAAGAGAACAGATGGAACTTGAAATTTTTGAATATATTGAAATATGGTACAATAAAAAAAGAAGGCACAGTACCCTGAATTATCAAACAATAGAAGAATTTAACAATCAAAATAAAATTTACAAAAATGTAGCTTAA
- a CDS encoding helix-turn-helix domain-containing protein gives MDLLRALFFSYLYETLIIYDKGNYKNRNGLSKLSVREMDIYMKFKNLISQKIHYHRDLEFYASELCVTPKHLIKLIKNITGQTPKKLIDSSLLSILKYKLEYTALPVSSLAEELNFSSTPAFCRFFKMQTGMTPQQYRNSH, from the coding sequence ATGGACCTTTTAAGAGCTTTATTTTTTTCCTATCTTTATGAAACTCTTATTATTTATGATAAAGGGAATTATAAAAATAGAAATGGTTTATCAAAACTATCGGTCAGAGAAATGGATATTTATATGAAATTTAAAAATCTTATATCTCAAAAAATTCATTATCATAGAGATTTGGAATTCTATGCTAGCGAGCTTTGTGTCACCCCAAAGCATCTCATCAAGTTAATAAAGAACATTACTGGTCAGACACCCAAAAAGTTAATTGATTCTTCACTTTTATCAATATTAAAATATAAGTTAGAATATACAGCTTTGCCGGTATCATCACTTGCAGAAGAGTTAAATTTTAGCAGCACACCTGCTTTCTGTCGTTTTTTTAAAATGCAGACCGGAATGACCCCCCAACAATATAGAAATAGTCATTGA
- a CDS encoding nuclear transport factor 2 family protein — translation MKKKLSQIAEDFIKTLQSRNSAEELIPFYHQDIEQIEFPNTFTKNKTISNLDDLKLASERGKKVLLKEEFEIIKLYSFDNTVIIEALWTGTLAVPIGNIPAGGQMKAYFAQFYEFKDDKIIKQRNYDCFEPFN, via the coding sequence ATGAAAAAAAAATTAAGTCAAATTGCAGAAGATTTTATCAAAACCCTGCAAAGCAGAAATTCTGCGGAAGAATTAATACCGTTTTATCATCAGGATATTGAACAAATTGAATTCCCGAATACCTTTACAAAAAATAAGACTATTAGTAATTTAGATGATTTAAAACTTGCATCGGAAAGAGGCAAGAAAGTATTATTAAAAGAAGAATTTGAAATTATCAAATTATATTCTTTCGATAATACCGTAATTATCGAAGCACTTTGGACAGGAACACTCGCAGTACCAATCGGAAATATTCCGGCAGGTGGGCAAATGAAGGCATACTTTGCCCAATTTTACGAATTCAAAGACGATAAAATAATCAAACAAAGAAATTATGATTGCTTTGAGCCCTTCAACTAA